In the genome of Nitrospira japonica, one region contains:
- a CDS encoding fused MFS/spermidine synthase codes for MNSSRNSSHTPRWYLLVTAFITGAVVMALEILGSRLLAPVFGNSLFVWGALIGVILAAMSSGYAFGGWMSDRYPGARVLACLLLFSGSWTFLIAWLSQPVLFRVAAAIEDPRWGPCAAAGLLLAPPAFGLSGVLPAMLRLAVSDLNHLGRHTGRMIALSTVGSLAGTWGTAFFFLSWIGSHALVGWLGAIQVGLGFWWLLKGTAPRALVVAALVLGMSGLGVGAINPVEMLKAPVYQEDSPYQQVRIRDDELFRYLILDRTFHAVMWKAEPITLFLPYSQLMVSSLAWVPEPKRGLIFGHGGGSFAKWLAHRWPELELDVVEFDPVVVRIAEEFFSYQAPSHHHVYARDARVFLNGTKESYDLIWVDAFARHMIPFHLTTKEFFSELRAHLKPDGVLAVNLASSGEGGDLLRASAVVQTMKESFSTIQTYAVKGPWPSLKKAENLIFFAGLAIESQPPEDLAIKVTAMVEHQRLPPESIALLSTRRTEPWKPGEILTDDYAPYDLLIGSNVRESRSE; via the coding sequence ATGAACTCGTCGCGTAACTCCTCTCACACCCCTCGCTGGTATCTATTAGTCACTGCCTTCATCACCGGTGCTGTCGTTATGGCGCTGGAAATACTCGGCAGCCGTTTGCTGGCACCGGTGTTCGGCAATTCGCTGTTCGTCTGGGGAGCGCTGATTGGAGTTATTCTGGCCGCCATGAGCAGCGGATATGCTTTCGGAGGCTGGATGTCCGACCGATACCCCGGCGCTAGAGTGCTGGCCTGCCTGCTGTTGTTTTCCGGTTCATGGACCTTTCTGATCGCCTGGCTGAGCCAGCCAGTGTTGTTCAGGGTGGCCGCAGCGATTGAGGATCCCCGCTGGGGACCCTGTGCTGCAGCAGGACTGCTGCTTGCGCCCCCTGCGTTCGGCCTCAGTGGGGTGCTGCCGGCAATGTTGCGATTGGCGGTGTCCGATCTCAACCATCTTGGTCGTCACACGGGCCGCATGATCGCGTTGTCGACCGTAGGAAGTTTGGCGGGAACTTGGGGAACCGCCTTTTTTTTCCTGTCCTGGATCGGGAGTCATGCGCTTGTCGGGTGGCTGGGCGCCATTCAGGTCGGCCTTGGATTCTGGTGGTTGTTGAAGGGCACGGCTCCGAGGGCGCTCGTTGTCGCGGCGTTAGTGCTGGGTATGAGCGGACTGGGAGTCGGCGCGATCAATCCTGTCGAAATGCTCAAGGCCCCGGTCTACCAGGAAGACAGCCCCTACCAACAGGTCCGCATTCGGGACGACGAGCTCTTCCGCTACCTGATACTCGATCGGACGTTTCACGCGGTCATGTGGAAGGCTGAGCCGATCACGCTGTTCCTTCCGTATAGTCAGTTGATGGTATCCTCCTTGGCCTGGGTGCCCGAACCAAAGCGAGGCTTGATTTTCGGCCATGGCGGCGGGTCCTTCGCCAAATGGCTGGCTCATCGATGGCCCGAATTAGAACTGGATGTGGTGGAGTTCGACCCCGTTGTGGTGAGGATAGCCGAGGAGTTTTTCTCGTATCAGGCGCCGTCTCACCATCATGTCTATGCCCGCGACGCTCGGGTGTTTCTGAACGGTACGAAGGAGTCCTACGATCTGATATGGGTGGATGCGTTCGCTCGCCACATGATCCCCTTCCACCTGACCACCAAGGAATTTTTCTCGGAGCTGCGCGCACACCTGAAACCAGACGGAGTATTGGCAGTAAATCTGGCCTCCTCAGGAGAGGGTGGGGATCTTCTCAGGGCCAGCGCGGTGGTGCAGACTATGAAAGAGTCCTTTTCGACTATCCAGACTTATGCGGTCAAAGGTCCATGGCCATCACTGAAGAAGGCTGAGAATCTGATTTTTTTTGCCGGTCTGGCAATTGAGAGTCAGCCTCCGGAAGATTTGGCGATCAAAGTCACAGCCATGGTCGAACACCAACGCCTTCCTCCGGAATCGATCGCCCTACTGAGTACCCGCCGGACCGAACCCTGGAAGCCGGGAGAAATACTCACTGACGATTATGCACCGTATGACCTTCTAATCGGTTCGAATGTTCGAGAAAGTCGCTCTGAGTAG
- a CDS encoding DUF192 domain-containing protein produces MSTPQPIDRQQRKSRIITLVLLAILLMSLSTFLVQREDAKTIIVTFPTGTELEAEVADTPEKLLFGLAFQEALPPNGGMIYIFEQAGAHRVTTKEYRFAVDLIWIDEQHQVVQLLEKVEPCRKDPCPWYGPPPVAVRYLIEAAAGFIKEKGVGVGDELKYTLRM; encoded by the coding sequence ATGTCCACACCCCAGCCCATCGATCGACAGCAACGGAAATCACGGATCATCACGCTTGTGCTTCTGGCGATCTTGCTCATGAGTCTCTCGACATTTCTGGTGCAACGGGAAGACGCGAAGACGATCATCGTGACGTTTCCCACGGGAACGGAATTGGAGGCGGAAGTGGCGGACACGCCGGAAAAGCTGCTCTTCGGCTTGGCCTTCCAAGAGGCATTGCCCCCGAACGGAGGAATGATCTATATCTTTGAGCAGGCTGGGGCTCACCGGGTTACCACCAAGGAATACCGATTTGCGGTGGACTTGATCTGGATTGACGAACAGCACCAGGTTGTTCAGCTGCTGGAGAAGGTCGAGCCCTGTCGAAAGGATCCGTGCCCGTGGTACGGCCCTCCGCCCGTGGCGGTCCGCTATTTGATCGAAGCCGCGGCCGGTTTCATCAAAGAGAAGGGCGTCGGGGTCGGCGACGAATTGAAGTACACGCTGCGAATGTAA
- a CDS encoding HEAT repeat domain-containing protein: MSKESIETLVAELVHEEDWRRMRATAACLAGGPKAVQALIDAMHSGPPVLKQEAAAMLARIKDPHAGVALVGLLEDGEAAVRKSGATALEQMAGVLDTETAAALVALLPKTEEGETKRLVTHLVGAIPTAVVPLCQMMKHPDPDAQVTAALMLDQLLDPRSVDAFIDAMGQPAVRDIAVGTLRKLGAIRERIDGTFDALRDVEGASEREEARMATVVDLLGIGRPAVEILIEYLEDEDWLVREAAADLLGKIADVRAVEPLMRRLQHDKDTGVKELAIKALGLIGDARPTALYLEAIPIRPLRVYAMEALAKIKDVEVLRPHKELFDRLRTDRDGLVAYNAGLIADKLEALTAEPAGDQIGDQEGQSHE, from the coding sequence ATGTCGAAGGAAAGTATTGAAACGCTCGTCGCCGAGCTGGTCCACGAGGAAGATTGGCGACGCATGAGAGCCACAGCGGCCTGCTTGGCCGGAGGCCCCAAGGCGGTACAGGCCTTGATCGACGCCATGCATTCGGGACCGCCCGTGCTGAAACAGGAAGCGGCGGCCATGTTGGCTCGAATCAAAGACCCGCATGCCGGTGTGGCCTTGGTCGGATTGCTGGAAGACGGAGAAGCGGCCGTGCGAAAGTCCGGTGCCACCGCATTGGAACAAATGGCCGGTGTGCTCGATACGGAAACCGCGGCTGCGTTGGTTGCATTGCTCCCGAAGACCGAGGAAGGTGAAACCAAGCGGCTCGTCACGCATCTGGTCGGAGCAATTCCTACCGCCGTCGTGCCTCTGTGTCAGATGATGAAGCATCCGGATCCCGACGCGCAGGTGACTGCCGCGCTGATGTTGGATCAATTGTTGGATCCTCGATCCGTCGATGCGTTCATCGACGCAATGGGCCAGCCCGCCGTACGGGACATCGCGGTCGGCACGCTGAGAAAACTTGGCGCCATCCGAGAGCGGATCGACGGCACCTTCGACGCATTGCGCGACGTCGAAGGCGCCAGCGAGCGCGAGGAGGCTCGAATGGCGACGGTGGTGGATCTGCTCGGGATCGGCCGTCCAGCGGTGGAAATCTTGATCGAATACCTGGAAGACGAGGATTGGCTCGTACGTGAAGCCGCGGCGGACTTACTCGGGAAGATCGCGGACGTGCGGGCGGTTGAGCCACTCATGCGGCGGCTTCAACACGACAAGGATACCGGGGTGAAGGAGCTGGCCATCAAGGCGCTCGGACTTATCGGTGACGCCCGTCCTACGGCCCTGTATTTGGAGGCCATTCCGATCCGACCTCTCCGCGTCTATGCGATGGAAGCGCTGGCAAAAATCAAAGACGTCGAAGTCTTGCGGCCTCACAAGGAGCTCTTCGACCGCCTGCGGACGGATCGTGACGGATTGGTAGCCTACAATGCCGGGTTGATTGCCGACAAGCTCGAGGCATTGACCGCAGAACCTGCCGGAGATCAGATAGGAGACCAGGAAGGACAGAGTCATGAGTGA
- a CDS encoding 4Fe-4S dicluster domain-containing protein translates to MALLITDECISCGACLPECPNEAIFETRSDAETKGNHVGDGQGVGDNIYVITHDRCTECVGHFDEPQCAAVCPVDNCCISDPAYPETTDVLLEKAKSLNPDKTIDPAKIWSGVRN, encoded by the coding sequence ATGGCACTGTTGATTACCGATGAATGTATCTCCTGTGGAGCCTGCCTTCCTGAATGTCCGAACGAGGCAATCTTCGAAACCCGTAGCGATGCGGAAACGAAGGGAAACCATGTAGGAGACGGCCAGGGAGTCGGCGACAATATTTACGTGATCACCCACGACCGATGCACAGAATGTGTCGGACACTTCGATGAACCTCAATGTGCTGCCGTCTGTCCGGTCGACAATTGCTGTATCTCCGACCCCGCCTATCCCGAAACGACGGACGTATTGCTCGAAAAGGCGAAGTCTCTAAATCCGGATAAGACCATTGATCCCGCAAAAATCTGGAGCGGAGTCCGCAACTGA
- a CDS encoding ribosome maturation factor RimP has translation MKESRPVVERITEAISPILWTLGLELVDVLCVGQGSRSVIRVFIDKPGGVTLDDCERAHVALGPALDVADPFPHAYTLEVSSPGLDRPFKRIQDYRRAIGKRISLKLKEPRAGQWRIVGRLNDVTEQAVTIAVADPSPERVMNLDFESIAEARLVVTW, from the coding sequence GTGAAAGAGTCCCGACCTGTCGTCGAACGCATCACGGAAGCGATCTCTCCCATCCTCTGGACGTTAGGACTCGAACTCGTCGATGTCCTATGTGTGGGACAGGGGTCGCGGTCGGTGATCCGGGTGTTTATCGATAAGCCGGGGGGCGTGACCCTGGACGACTGCGAGCGGGCCCATGTTGCCCTGGGACCGGCGCTTGATGTCGCAGATCCGTTCCCTCATGCCTACACGCTCGAGGTGTCCTCTCCGGGCCTGGACAGACCGTTCAAGCGGATTCAGGATTATCGGCGAGCTATCGGGAAGCGGATTAGCCTCAAACTCAAGGAGCCTCGTGCCGGGCAGTGGCGCATCGTCGGCCGGCTGAACGATGTGACCGAACAGGCGGTGACGATTGCGGTCGCCGATCCGTCTCCTGAGCGGGTCATGAACCTTGATTTCGAATCAATTGCAGAGGCCAGGCTCGTAGTCACATGGTGA
- a CDS encoding Rieske (2Fe-2S) protein, protein MEGFQLVGSVEDIPPGQSKVVTINNRAIVLFNIEGQYFAIYNICPHEGGPLNEGRLKGFVVSCPWHDLAFDIRNGRGTDGGGYCVGSYEVRVLDGEIFVGPRRKT, encoded by the coding sequence ATGGAAGGGTTTCAATTGGTCGGTTCCGTCGAGGATATTCCGCCGGGACAGTCCAAGGTCGTGACTATCAACAATCGTGCGATCGTTCTGTTCAATATCGAAGGCCAGTACTTTGCCATCTATAACATTTGTCCTCATGAGGGCGGGCCATTGAATGAGGGGCGTTTGAAAGGATTCGTTGTCTCCTGTCCTTGGCACGACCTGGCTTTCGACATTCGAAATGGACGGGGAACTGACGGGGGTGGCTATTGTGTCGGAAGCTATGAAGTCCGAGTGTTGGACGGGGAGATTTTCGTCGGCCCGCGTCGCAAAACATGA
- a CDS encoding UDP-glucose dehydrogenase family protein, giving the protein MQISVIGTGYVGLVSGACFAEFGVNVLCMDTDAKRIARLEKGDVPFYEPGITELVAKGISQSRLSFTTDLTRAVDHGQVIFIAVGTPPKKDGSADLSYVEEVGRGIARTMTSYKVIVTKSTVPVGTGELLKKVISANQPKKVLFDVASNPEFLREGSAIEDFMRPNRVVIGSESEQAASIMKDLYRPLYLLETPFVVTDVPTAEMIKYASNAFLATKISFINEIATLCERVGADVQMVSKGMGLDHRIGSKFLHAGPGFGGSCFPKDLAALVQMGDRAGYPMQIAQAAATVNSQQRDRMIDKISAVLGTIKGSTIAMLGLSFKPNTNDLREAPALAIAQALMQSGAGLRGYDPAALEEAAQILPGMIACKDPYDAATGADALVLMTEWNEFRNLDFAKLKTIMRKPVLVDLRNVYESSRVTSLGFHHVSVGRAPQDPVVRAKNG; this is encoded by the coding sequence ATGCAGATTAGCGTGATCGGAACAGGATACGTCGGATTGGTGAGCGGAGCGTGCTTCGCCGAATTCGGCGTCAATGTCCTGTGCATGGACACGGACGCGAAACGCATCGCTCGGCTTGAGAAGGGCGACGTACCGTTCTATGAGCCTGGCATCACCGAACTCGTCGCCAAGGGAATCAGCCAGAGCCGATTGAGTTTTACCACCGATCTGACGCGCGCCGTCGACCACGGGCAGGTCATCTTTATCGCCGTGGGCACTCCTCCGAAAAAGGACGGGTCGGCTGATCTGTCGTATGTCGAAGAGGTCGGCCGAGGCATCGCGCGAACGATGACGTCATATAAAGTCATCGTGACGAAATCGACCGTCCCCGTCGGTACCGGAGAGTTGCTCAAGAAGGTCATCAGCGCCAACCAGCCCAAGAAGGTCTTGTTCGACGTCGCCTCCAACCCTGAATTCCTCCGCGAAGGTTCAGCGATCGAAGATTTCATGCGCCCCAATCGGGTCGTCATCGGCTCCGAAAGCGAGCAAGCCGCGAGCATCATGAAGGATCTCTATCGGCCCCTCTATCTGCTCGAGACCCCGTTCGTCGTTACCGATGTACCGACTGCGGAAATGATCAAATATGCTTCGAACGCCTTTCTGGCGACAAAAATTTCGTTCATCAATGAAATCGCCACGCTGTGCGAGCGGGTCGGAGCCGACGTTCAGATGGTGTCGAAAGGAATGGGGTTGGATCACCGCATCGGTTCAAAGTTCCTGCACGCCGGCCCGGGATTCGGAGGATCTTGTTTTCCCAAAGACCTGGCCGCGCTGGTGCAGATGGGAGACCGAGCCGGCTATCCGATGCAAATCGCCCAAGCCGCCGCGACAGTCAATTCACAGCAGCGCGACCGCATGATCGACAAAATCTCCGCGGTATTGGGCACAATCAAGGGTTCGACCATCGCCATGCTCGGGCTTTCCTTCAAGCCGAATACCAACGACCTGCGTGAGGCTCCGGCGCTGGCGATCGCACAGGCCCTGATGCAGTCCGGAGCCGGTCTTCGCGGCTATGACCCGGCCGCCCTTGAAGAAGCGGCGCAAATCCTTCCGGGCATGATTGCCTGCAAGGATCCTTACGATGCGGCGACCGGAGCAGATGCGTTGGTCTTGATGACCGAATGGAATGAGTTCAGAAATCTCGACTTCGCGAAGCTCAAGACCATCATGCGGAAACCGGTGCTCGTCGACCTCCGCAATGTCTATGAATCGAGCCGGGTCACGAGCCTCGGGTTTCACCACGTCTCGGTCGGACGGGCGCCCCAGGACCCTGTCGTCCGGGCAAAGAACGGCTAG
- a CDS encoding HEAT repeat domain-containing protein, whose translation MSDGEMPDRIDQLISALRDDNEALRDHAIASLSQVGEEAIGPLIGLMADEDVLIREAATTAVVRIGPAAVDRLIDAVEDDEWAIREQAASGLGKLKDPRGVEPLVKALKDKDGAVRTAAVWALERIGDSRAVPGLVDALTDSTLREDVARVLKKIGDSRAVDALIEGLLGNNWMVRRHAAEALGKIGDHRGVGPLIESLKDEDWLVRRNAAESLARLGAKQAIDPLLPLLEDENTMVQETVEGVLASLGWKSAP comes from the coding sequence ATGAGTGACGGGGAAATGCCGGATCGGATCGACCAGTTGATCAGCGCGTTGCGCGATGACAACGAAGCGCTGAGGGACCATGCGATCGCAAGTTTGAGCCAGGTGGGAGAAGAAGCGATCGGTCCGTTGATCGGCCTCATGGCCGACGAAGACGTATTGATTCGGGAGGCCGCCACGACTGCCGTGGTCCGAATCGGGCCTGCCGCCGTCGATCGATTGATCGATGCGGTAGAGGACGACGAATGGGCAATTCGAGAGCAGGCGGCTTCGGGGTTGGGCAAGCTGAAAGATCCTCGCGGCGTCGAGCCGCTGGTAAAGGCGCTAAAGGACAAAGACGGTGCGGTCCGAACGGCCGCGGTCTGGGCGCTTGAGCGTATTGGCGATTCGCGCGCCGTTCCGGGCCTCGTGGATGCGCTCACCGACAGTACGTTGCGGGAAGACGTCGCGCGTGTCCTGAAGAAGATCGGCGATTCGCGTGCGGTGGACGCGCTCATCGAGGGATTGCTCGGCAACAATTGGATGGTGCGGCGTCATGCGGCCGAAGCACTGGGGAAAATCGGTGATCATCGCGGAGTCGGCCCCTTGATCGAATCACTGAAGGATGAAGATTGGCTCGTGCGGAGGAACGCGGCGGAATCACTGGCGCGGCTGGGGGCGAAACAGGCGATCGATCCGTTGCTCCCTCTGCTCGAAGACGAAAACACGATGGTGCAAGAAACCGTCGAAGGGGTGCTGGCGAGCTTGGGGTGGAAATCGGCACCCTAG
- the dat gene encoding D-amino-acid transaminase, giving the protein MPEVAFLNGRFLPLADATVSIEDRGFQFGDGVYEVIRTYRGRPFEVAAHLARLDRSARAIQLHQPYPEARWSQLILEGIERAAYPESKIYLQVTRGAAPRDHSYAADLVPTVVMTVRELQPIAAAVKSRGVAAMTTEDIRWGRCDVKSINLLANVLARQQAKQTGVYETILVKDGSVTEGSVSNVVVVRDGSLITAPEGPRILSGVTRAVVLRLARDHGVAVHERYPSQGDLFAAEEVFLTGTTVEVLGVVEIDGKTVGSGQPGRLTNRIAEWFSAQTV; this is encoded by the coding sequence GTGCCGGAAGTGGCCTTCCTTAACGGACGATTTCTCCCGCTAGCCGACGCAACGGTCTCAATCGAGGACCGAGGATTTCAGTTCGGCGACGGAGTGTACGAAGTCATTCGCACCTACCGCGGCCGGCCCTTCGAAGTCGCGGCGCATCTCGCGCGCCTTGATCGGAGCGCGCGAGCGATCCAGTTGCATCAGCCCTATCCCGAGGCCAGATGGTCACAACTGATTCTGGAGGGGATCGAACGAGCAGCCTATCCGGAAAGCAAGATCTATCTTCAGGTCACACGAGGGGCTGCTCCCCGTGACCACAGCTACGCCGCCGACCTCGTTCCGACAGTGGTGATGACTGTTCGTGAGTTGCAGCCGATTGCCGCTGCAGTAAAGAGTCGCGGCGTGGCGGCCATGACGACGGAAGACATTCGGTGGGGGCGCTGTGATGTGAAGAGCATCAACCTTCTGGCCAACGTGCTCGCGCGCCAGCAGGCCAAGCAGACCGGTGTGTACGAAACGATTCTGGTCAAGGACGGCAGCGTAACAGAAGGATCCGTCAGTAACGTCGTTGTCGTTCGAGACGGATCGCTGATCACGGCTCCGGAAGGGCCAAGGATCCTTTCGGGGGTAACCCGGGCCGTGGTGCTGCGACTTGCGCGCGACCATGGTGTGGCCGTCCATGAGCGCTATCCCTCGCAAGGGGACCTATTCGCTGCGGAAGAAGTCTTTCTGACCGGTACGACAGTGGAGGTTCTGGGAGTCGTTGAGATCGACGGCAAAACCGTTGGCTCCGGCCAGCCGGGCCGTTTGACCAACCGAATTGCCGAGTGGTTTTCAGCGCAAACCGTCTGA
- a CDS encoding HEAT repeat domain-containing protein — MADEAPAKLIQIGPKGGAKKDGFNLVTERVVAVNPEAKQVEVELLAYDGKTVLLDVDEEALEELKQLKVGDGATIRVIEEGGRRVAKSFRIRPKDPTAARADAMLLDLKDTHWLNRKYAAEILGELKEGRAVKPLVEALTDEVGDVRQRAYDSLIKIGGAAVSSLVPLLVSEEDELRQSVTEIIRKIGKPAVEPLATALAEADDRLKTRILKVLDRMGYKPKAKDEEKAEVPRLT; from the coding sequence ATGGCGGATGAAGCTCCGGCGAAATTGATTCAGATCGGTCCCAAAGGCGGGGCCAAGAAGGACGGGTTCAATCTCGTCACGGAACGGGTCGTGGCGGTCAATCCCGAGGCCAAGCAGGTCGAAGTGGAGCTCTTGGCCTATGACGGCAAGACCGTGCTCCTGGACGTCGACGAAGAAGCGCTCGAGGAACTCAAACAGCTCAAGGTCGGCGACGGCGCGACGATCCGCGTCATCGAAGAAGGCGGCCGACGCGTTGCGAAGAGCTTTCGTATCCGTCCGAAGGATCCCACGGCGGCCCGCGCCGACGCCATGCTGCTCGATTTGAAGGATACCCATTGGCTTAACAGAAAGTATGCGGCGGAGATCTTGGGAGAGTTGAAGGAAGGCCGGGCGGTCAAGCCTCTGGTGGAAGCGTTGACCGACGAGGTCGGGGATGTCCGGCAGCGCGCTTATGATTCGCTGATCAAGATCGGGGGGGCAGCGGTATCTTCGCTCGTGCCGCTGCTGGTCTCCGAGGAAGATGAACTGCGCCAGTCCGTGACGGAGATCATCCGCAAAATCGGCAAACCGGCGGTTGAGCCGCTGGCCACCGCATTGGCAGAAGCCGACGATCGGTTGAAAACGCGCATTCTGAAAGTATTGGATCGAATGGGCTACAAGCCGAAGGCGAAAGACGAAGAGAAGGCTGAGGTGCCCCGCCTCACCTAG
- the nusA gene encoding transcription termination factor NusA, producing the protein MNRELISVIDEIGRQKGIDKTKVIGAIEAALQTAAKKRFGQAENIQVEIDAKTGEISVVSKKIIVDAVTNPKAEISLKEARQYDSEAEVGDEIGSLIEMDELGRIAAQTAKQVIFQKVREAEWEAVQKEYSTRQGDLVNGIILGMERRNYLVDLGKTEAVLPIQEQIPRETYRRGDRVKAMLLEVRRTPKDVQVILTRSHPQFVSKLFELEVPEVMEKIVEIKAVVREPGDRTKIAVTSREKAVDPVGACVGIKGSRVQAVVRELRGEKIDIITWTTDPRVFIAEALNPATIEKVGVDEEKKSALVVVADSQLSLAIGKNGQNVRLAARLTGWKIDIISATEYEKEKAERDREIKAALAEEAEAQRQQEEARQQEKAQAEAGE; encoded by the coding sequence ATGAATCGAGAACTCATTTCGGTGATCGACGAGATCGGGCGTCAGAAGGGCATCGACAAGACGAAAGTCATCGGCGCCATTGAGGCCGCATTGCAGACGGCCGCCAAAAAGCGTTTCGGGCAGGCCGAGAATATTCAAGTTGAGATCGATGCCAAGACCGGCGAAATCTCGGTTGTCTCCAAGAAGATCATCGTCGATGCAGTGACGAATCCCAAAGCCGAAATTTCGCTGAAGGAAGCTAGGCAATACGACAGCGAAGCGGAGGTCGGAGACGAAATCGGTTCGTTGATCGAGATGGACGAATTGGGACGCATTGCCGCGCAGACTGCGAAGCAGGTCATCTTCCAGAAGGTCCGTGAAGCGGAGTGGGAGGCGGTCCAAAAAGAATACTCGACCCGGCAGGGTGATCTGGTCAACGGCATCATCCTGGGAATGGAGCGCCGCAACTATCTGGTCGATCTCGGTAAGACCGAGGCGGTCCTTCCTATTCAGGAGCAGATTCCCCGGGAGACCTATCGCCGGGGCGACCGGGTCAAAGCCATGTTGCTGGAAGTGCGGCGGACCCCGAAAGACGTTCAAGTCATCCTCACTCGAAGCCACCCGCAGTTCGTCTCGAAGCTGTTTGAATTGGAAGTGCCCGAGGTCATGGAAAAGATCGTGGAGATCAAGGCGGTGGTGCGCGAGCCGGGCGACCGGACCAAAATCGCCGTAACCTCGCGGGAGAAAGCCGTCGATCCGGTCGGGGCCTGTGTCGGCATCAAAGGCTCGCGGGTCCAAGCCGTGGTGAGGGAATTGAGGGGCGAGAAAATCGACATCATTACCTGGACCACGGATCCGCGGGTGTTCATCGCCGAGGCACTGAATCCGGCCACTATCGAAAAGGTGGGTGTGGATGAGGAGAAGAAATCCGCCCTGGTCGTCGTGGCCGATTCTCAATTGTCTCTGGCAATCGGCAAGAACGGGCAGAACGTTCGGCTGGCCGCCCGATTGACTGGGTGGAAAATCGATATCATCAGCGCCACGGAGTACGAAAAAGAAAAGGCGGAACGGGATCGGGAAATCAAGGCCGCGCTGGCCGAAGAGGCCGAAGCGCAGCGGCAGCAGGAAGAAGCTCGACAACAGGAGAAAGCCCAGGCCGAGGCAGGAGAATAG
- a CDS encoding protease inhibitor I42 family protein, with protein sequence MTTSPDEGSHSSNADVKAIQAVVGRPITIHLWEDRTRGEQWVPSYDAASLALLGDEYLRVAGNNAVDNGTRTFEFQPIKPGNVHIIFEKRMGWKFTAEDRRVFSISVSGSGLQGGL encoded by the coding sequence ATGACGACCAGCCCGGATGAAGGGAGCCACTCGTCGAATGCGGATGTCAAGGCCATTCAGGCCGTCGTCGGCCGGCCGATCACCATACATTTATGGGAGGATCGGACGCGAGGAGAGCAGTGGGTTCCGAGCTATGATGCCGCGTCGCTCGCGTTGCTCGGAGATGAGTATCTCCGCGTCGCCGGCAACAACGCAGTGGACAATGGCACAAGAACGTTCGAGTTTCAGCCGATCAAGCCGGGCAACGTCCACATCATCTTTGAGAAGCGCATGGGGTGGAAATTTACGGCCGAGGACCGGCGCGTATTCTCCATCTCGGTTTCCGGTTCCGGCTTACAGGGAGGTCTCTGA